From the genome of Triticum aestivum cultivar Chinese Spring chromosome 3B, IWGSC CS RefSeq v2.1, whole genome shotgun sequence, one region includes:
- the LOC123066516 gene encoding nascent polypeptide-associated complex subunit alpha-like protein 1: protein MTVAELLRAQLEEQRIEGDEPILEEEDDDDEDDDEDEDEKDDDRVEGGDAGGSSRQSRSEKKSRKAMEKLDMKAIIGVSRVTIKKSKNVVYVLSKPDVFKSSQSDTYVMFGEIKVEDPSTELQTQAAEQFKAPGLSSVVSKGEPSVAAAQDDEEVDDTDVDKKASLLKNTGRLELLRFHTISRDDAFPYAFHSYFIVDCIVYCHISLFLPLSLHLPISLPPSLYP from the exons ATGACGGTCGCCGAGCTTCTCCGCGCCCAGCTCGAGGAGCAGAGGATCGAG GGAGATGAGCCTATCCTTGaggaggaggatgacgatgatgaagacgatgacgaggatgaggatgaaaaagatgacgatcGCGTTGAGG GTGGTGATGCTGGTGGAAGTTCTAGGCAGAGTAGGAGTGAGAAGAAGAGCAGAAAAGCCATGGAGAAGCTTGACATGAAGGCCATTATTGGTGTGAGCCGTGTAACTATCAAGAAGAGCAAGAAC GTTGTGTATGTCCTCTCCAAGCCAGACGTCTTCAAGAGCTCGCAGTCAGACACCTACGTCATGTTCGGGGAGATCAAGGTCGAGGACCCGAGCACTGAGCTGCAGACACAAGCGGCGGAACAGTTCAAGGCACCAGGCCTGAGCAGTGTGGTCTCAAAGGGCGAGCCGTCCGTGGCAGCAGCCCAGGACGATGAGGAGGTCGACGACACTGATGTTGACAAGAAGGCTTCCCTCCTGAAAAATACTGGGAGGCTCGAACTCCTAAGGTTCCATACGATTTCTCGAGATGATGCGTTTCCGTATGCCTTCCATTCATATTTCATAGTGGATTGCATCGTCTATTGTCAcatctctctctttctccctctctccctccatcTCCctatctccctccctccctctctctaccCTTGA